Proteins encoded within one genomic window of Streptomyces rubradiris:
- a CDS encoding fibronectin type III domain-containing protein — MRRVPFPSVLVCGAVLLVASCGWNRAEDDEGRAPGAPVGVTAAAGSATSVHVMWNAAPADAGVRTYEVYRDTTKVAEVPAAQHMVDVTRLRPSTRYAFTVRARDTAGRLGPPSQPVRARTPAVTAADRSAPARPGATTGRAVGSRAVQLSWGASRDDRGVSSYDVYQGGVKVHSVGGNQTATVVTGLRPGTRYVFTVRARDAADNLSPAGPPARLTTPGRDDGRATAPTAFTATTHHADGAYYIDLAWDPPRADGVITEYQIGLDGATATSLVWGGTPPRGRAHHSFYAGAAAGEEHRVRLRARLPDGTWGGWSAERTVTTGG; from the coding sequence GTGCGACGCGTTCCCTTTCCGTCCGTGCTGGTCTGCGGGGCCGTGCTGCTGGTCGCCTCCTGCGGCTGGAATCGGGCGGAGGACGATGAAGGCCGGGCACCCGGCGCTCCCGTCGGGGTCACCGCCGCGGCGGGCAGCGCCACCAGCGTGCACGTGATGTGGAACGCGGCTCCCGCCGACGCCGGGGTCCGCACCTACGAGGTATATCGGGACACCACAAAAGTGGCCGAAGTACCGGCCGCACAGCACATGGTGGATGTCACCAGGCTCAGGCCGTCCACCCGGTACGCCTTCACCGTACGGGCCCGGGACACCGCGGGCCGGCTGGGTCCGCCGAGCCAACCGGTGCGGGCGCGGACGCCGGCCGTGACGGCGGCGGACCGCTCGGCTCCGGCCCGGCCGGGCGCGACCACCGGGCGGGCCGTGGGCAGTCGTGCCGTCCAGCTGTCGTGGGGCGCGTCCCGGGACGACCGGGGCGTGTCGTCGTACGACGTCTACCAGGGCGGTGTGAAGGTCCACAGTGTCGGCGGGAACCAGACCGCCACCGTCGTCACGGGCCTGCGCCCCGGAACCCGTTACGTCTTCACGGTCCGCGCCCGGGACGCGGCCGACAACCTCTCCCCCGCCGGCCCGCCGGCCCGCCTGACCACGCCGGGCCGCGACGACGGCCGGGCGACCGCGCCCACCGCGTTCACCGCCACCACCCACCACGCCGACGGCGCCTACTACATCGACCTCGCCTGGGACCCGCCGCGCGCGGACGGCGTGATCACCGAGTACCAGATCGGGCTGGACGGCGCCACGGCCACCTCGCTGGTCTGGGGCGGCACTCCCCCGCGCGGCCGGGCACACCACAGCTTCTACGCGGGCGCCGCCGCCGGGGAGGAACACCGGGTACGGCTGCGGGCCCGGCTGCCCGACGGCACCTGGGGCGGCTGGTCGGCGGAGCGGACGGTCACCACCGGCGGCTGA